The nucleotide window TCGCGGTGCGTTACTCCCGTCGTGTGCCTACCCTCTTCTTTCGCTAATCGCGGACACCTTCGACGAACATCGTCTCTGAAGCCATAGGCATGGCTTATTTGCGTCGGCTTTTTTTGCATATTTGATCGAAACCCGCATTTACCCATAACGAAAATCATTCATTCCAAGCAGGAAATCACCTACTTGAGGTGATTCACTGGTTTCTTAGTGTTCAAAACTTCCACTATTTACTTGAAATAATATTTACAACATATTGACAAATCTGTTATCTCGCTTTACTATTTTTATCAATACTCTGAAGGTGAGACCGATCAATCGGTGCACGATCAGACCCTAAAATGACAGCGGTTACTAACCCTTTGTTTATCGGAGGTTTTTGGAGCCGTAGATGAAGATGCCACGTCTTCATCTACGGCTTTTTTTGGCACTTGCATGACCATCTCAGAAAAAATTCACTAAAATTAATGAGCCTAAATGAGAGGAGTGGTTTCATAAAATACACCTTTTCGTATTTATGTCATGAATGTTTTTCGATTCCCTATAAATATGAATTGACACAAAATTTATATATGTGAGGTAACCTAACATAATGATTGTATTTTTTCATCGCATCTTTTACAGTTATAGATATTCTCATATAGGGAGAAGGAGGATTAATTATGGAAGGTTATAAATCAATTTTTGATAGAATCAGAAATGAATACAAACTATATATTGTTGCATTTAGCATTCTTATTATCGCAGAGATTATCGGGGAATTCGAGTTTGCAGTTGGTCCCGGAATGTTAATATTATTCCCAATTTTCTATGGAATAATATTAGGTGTTATATTAGGCCCTGATTTAATTGGGTTGCTTAAAGAGAAAGATGTTAATGCAGCAAAGCCTTTGGTTTTAGTCGCTATAGCACCTTTCATTGTCAACATTGGTATTACCGCTGCCGGGAATATACCTGAACTTGTGAGCCTTGGTCCAGCCTTAATATTAGGTGAATTAGGAAATGTTTTTACCGTCATTATTGCATTGCCAATAGCACTGCTTTTAGGGATCAAAAGAGAAGCAATAGGCGCTGCCCATTCTATAAACAGGGAGGTTAATTTAGCTTTAATCACCAATTTATATGGTCCCGAGTCAGCTGAAACAAGAGGAACACTTTCCGTTTATATTATGGGAGGGTTATTTGGAACAATCTTTTTCGGTTTCTTGGCTACCCTGGTAGCTTCTACAGAATTATTTCACCCCTACGCCCTTGGTATTGCGTCAGGTGTAGGGGCAGGAATTATGATGGCTGCCGCAACCACCAGTTTAGGTCATGTATACCCTGCATATGCCGACGATATACTTGTACTTGGTGCTGCGGGCGATATGTTAACGGGAATGACAGGGCTGTATGTCGCATTATTTATCGCATTACCTCTTGCTAATAAAATTTACAGTGTTTTGGAACCTAAACTTAAAATTAATGAAAAATCAAAATCTAAAGTTGGAACTGAAAGGAGATACGATGATTATGAAGCTTAAAGAGTGGGTAATTTTATTCATTTTTATAGGTATGGGCATTCTTGCCGTAAATTTAATTGGATACAATACATCAATTGCAACTTCTTTTCCCGGAGTCGTCGTTTTATTGTCTATTGCATTTTTAGCAGTTTGCATATGGAAAGTAATACCATTAAAACTCCCCGTCATTATTTATTGTTCCCTGTTGGGATTACTTTTAGCATCCCCAATTTCACCTATATCGGGTTTTATAACCGAATCTGCAGAACAAATAGATTTTAAGGCGCCACTTACTATGGTAGGTGCCTTAGCTGGAATTTCCATTGGAGCAAGCATTCATCAGCTTAAAAAGCTAGGTTGGAGAATGATTATTATAGCTTTGGCCGTAATGGCAAGTACGTTCATAGGATCTGTGATCATTGCCCAAATTGTATTGAGTATTACCGGTGCCATTTAAATATATTATCACCACTAGAATAAGCGATGCTGTCGATTAATTATTTTGGAAAATTAAAGGAGGTCAATATTATGAACAACTTACATACCAGTGATATGATCATAAGAAATTGTTCCATTTTAACACCAGAATTTAGGATCAAAAGTGATCAATCTATCGTTATAAAAGAAAAAAATATATTAGCGATTAATGACACATCCATTATTGATGAACAATACACGACCTCAACGACAATAAAAGGCAAAGGGAAACTTTTTATGCCGGGGTTAATAGATGCGCACATGCATACATGCCAGCAATTTTTAAAAGGGAGAATAGCCGATGAATATCCGATGATCTGGACACGAATTATGGTTCCTTTTGAGAGCAATCTAACAAAAGAGGATGTTTCTATAAGTTCACAACTAAGCTGCTTGGATATGATAAAATCTGGAACAACTGCATTCGTCGATGCAGGTGGTTCTTATATGGATAAGGTAGCCGAGTCCGTCATTGACTCAGGATTAAGAGGCTCATTATCTTGTTCAACTATGGATTCAGGCAGTTTTATTCCAGAAAATATGAAATCAACTGCAACAGAAGAAATTAGCAAAAATATGTCATTATATCAAGACTTTAATGGTTTAGGCGAAGGAAGATTGAACATTTGGCTTTCTCTTCGCTCCCTTATATCGTGTTCACCACATTTAATTGTACAAGTGTTTGAGAAAGCAAAAGAACTTAATACAGTCGTTCAAACTCACATGAATGAGTATACAAATGAAATCAGTTTTTGTCTGGAGAAATACAAACAAAGACCTTTTGAGTTTCTTGAGTCATTAGGTATCTTAGATGCAAATTTTTTAAGTTCACATAGTATATTAGTTTCTGAAAATGAAATCGATATATTAAAAAATTATGATATCAAAATTGCACACTGCCCCATAAGCAATTCAGGGAAAGGGGTTACTAAAACACCGAACCTGTTGCAAAAAGGGCTTGATATTGGCCTAGGAACCGATGGTGCAGCCCATGGAGGATTGAGTATATTTGATGAAATAAAAACGTTAAAATCGATGATGCGAGCCTACTGGGGGGCACCCATTTTTGATCCATTAATTATGCCATCAAAAAAATTATTGGAACTTGCAACATTAGGCGGTGCTAAAACAATTTTTCAAGAACAAAAGCTGGGAACTTTAGAAGCTGGAAAAAAAGCAGATATGATATCTATAAACATAGATCAGCCGCACATTCAACCGACTCATGATATGGTAAACACTTTGGTTGAATCAGTAAACAGCAGTGACGTGGAGGATGTCATCGTCGATGGAAAGATGATCATGAAAAATCGAGAAGTTATGACATTAGACGAAGAAAAAATAATGCATGAAAGCAACTTGGCTATGAGTAACATCTCTTACAGAGCTGGAATTTAGCTGGTTAATTAAATTCCAGCATGTTTGAAACAGACAAAAACCGTTAGCCACCCTCCTTCAGTTCTTAAGGGTGGCTTACTCTCGGTATAACCTATAAATTACACATACTTCTTGCGACACCAACAGAGGTGAAATTCAACATGGCAACATATTTATTTTTTTTAATACTACTTATCAATCTTGGAGTAGGAATCCCATTAGGAATGTCTGGTATTGCAGGATTTCTTCTTCCTTTGCTTTACGTTGGTTTTCTACAGTTACCGCTAAGAGATTCACTTGCATTAAGTTTTTTTTCTTTTGCAGTAGCTGGAATTATAGGCGCATATTCTTATTGGAAATCAAAAAACATGGATTTAAGACTCGCTCTTTTCATTAGTATAGGGAGTATACCCGGCGCTCTATTTGGAGTGCAATTGAACGTTTTGATCCCCGAGCACATCGCCGAACTTATACTATATATTTTTATATTTCTATCAGGGCTGTCCCTTTTATTAAAAAAAGATACATCAAGTTTAAATCTTCAACGTTCGGTATTACTCGAAAACAAAATATTGATTTTAATAATAGGTCTCCTTACAGCTGCTATATGTTCTTTAACCGGAGCCGGAGGCCCAATTCTGTTAGTCCCATTACTCACTCTCTTAGGTTTACAAATAAGGATTGCAGTAGGGGTCAGTTTACTCAATTCTGTTGTTATAGCTTTGCCGGCCATGTTTGGTTATTTTCAATATTCAAGCATGGAAAATCTCACATTACTCATTGTAGCTAGTCTGATAGGACAAATTATTGGAATTAACATTGGTGCTTACTTTTCCAATAAAATTAGTACCAACCATCTGCGTATATTTATTACGTGGATTACCTTGATATCGTCCATGTATATGATTACAAGGCTATTTATGTGAGCCTCTCCAGCTAAATCAAAGATTTTGCAGAGGACTTCTCGGCAAAGCTGTTAAAAAACATTAGATTCAAAGATTCTTTATGACAAACATGTTGCTTAAAAACTCATTTTGTTATCATATTGACTAAGTTGTTACATTGCATTACAATTTCATTAATAATCTGAATATGAAATCGATTATTCGATTCATTGCCAGACCTAAATTGAAGGCGGTTGCTAAACCTCTGTTTACCGGAGGTCTTAGGAGCCGTAGATGATAGATCCTATTCTTTCATCTACGGCTCTTTTTTTTGGCACATGTTTATGAATATCAGAAAAATTTATGAGGGGGTATGTTAAAAAATGGATCAAAAAGCTTTTCATTACCCATGGTACAAGAAAGAGGACACGGATGCTTTTTTCGCTTTATTTCAAAACAACCTTGCCAATTTTGTTATAATTGCGATCACAATGCTTGGGATGGGTTTTTCAACGAGCATTGTTTTTGGACAGGTGATCCCGGGAGCGGCCGTAGCAGTATTGTTCGGTAACCTCTACTACGCCTACACGGCGAGTCGTTTGGCAAAAAGGGAACAAAGAGTTGATGTAACAGCATTATCTTACGGGATAAGTACACCCGTTATGTTCATCTTCTTATTCGGTGTTTTATTGCCTGCCATGACGCTCACCGATGACCCGGAGTTAGCTTGGCGAATAGGGGTGGCTGCCGCCTTTATAAGTGGGCTGGTTGAGGTATTGGTTAGCCTTATCGGAAGATGGATTCAAAGAAATTTACCGCGAGCAGCAATGCTGGGTGCTATCAGTGGCGTCGCTTTAACATTTATCGCAGGTGAAATGTTATTTATGACTATGGAGATACCGGTAGCGGGACTTATAGCGTTGGCTATTATTATCGTTGGTGTTATCGGAAAGGTAACCATGCCATTTAAGATCCCGGCTTCCCTATTTGCCATTATTATCGGCACAATTTTGGCCTATGCGTTTGGGCCAGCCAATATTGGTCAGATTACGGAAGGTTTGGCTTATGTGGGCTTTTATCCATTTATACCCACTTTAGCACCGTTTGAAGGGATGACTTATCTTTTCGGAGCCATGATTGGCATATTCGCGGTCGTTCTGCCTATCACCATCTATAATGCGATCGAAACAATGAATAATGTGGAGGCAATGGAAGCAATCGGTGATAAGTATGATGTCCGAGAGTGTCAGGCTGTTGATGGCGCAGGAACAATGTTGGGGTCTTGCTTTGGAGGGGCCTTCCCTACTACCGTTTATCTTGCCACAGTCGGGGCTAAACATATGGGGGCGGGTCGAGGCTATAGCATTTTAAACGCAATTGTATACACACTTACAGCCGTGTTCGGTTTAATCGCTGCCGTCTCGGAAATTATCCCTGTAGCCGTCATAGCACCCGTTCTTGTTTATGTGGGAGCTTCCATGGTATCAACGGCATTTGAAACGAATGCGACGAAATACTATCCTGCTGTCATTATCGCCATGCTCCCTTATTTCTCCAATTACTTAATGACTCGTTTTGATGGCGATGCACCAGAGGTCGTACAAGATATATCGACAGGGATTGTGCCACTTGGGGACGGAGCCATGTTCACTGCCCTCATTTTAGGTGCCATTACTGTTTTTATCATTGACGGAGACTATCTGAAAGCAACCGCATTTTCCTTGATCGGTGCTGGCTTTTCCTTCTTTGGCTTAATGCATGCACCGGAACTATCATTAAATGCCTCGCCGGATTTTGCATTAGGATATATCGTTATAGGTGTATTCTTTCTATATCAGCACTTTAGAACGATGCAAACTGAAAAGAAACATACATTGGACATTTGAAAAATTTATAGTTAAGGATGCGTGAAAATAATGTCAAAAACACTTATTAAAAATGCTGAAATTGTAACGGTTAATGAAAAAAACGAGATTATATACGGCGATTTATTGATTGAAAATGATCGCATTGCCCAAATTGATTCTCATATTGATGCGACAGGGATAGACAATGTGATTGATGCCCATAACAGAACGATTATCCCGGGATTTATTCATACCCATATTCATTTGTGTCAGACGCTTTTCCGGGGCCAGGGCGACGATTTAGAGTTACTCGATTGGCTTCAAAAAAGAATATGGCCTCTTGAAGCAGCCCATGATGAAGAATCAAGTTATTATTCAGCGATGCTGGGCATCGGGGAACTTATCCGAAGCGGAACTACGACGGTCGTTGATATGGAGACGGTTCATCATACCGGCTCTGCTTTAGAAGCCATTGCTGAAAGCGGGATCCGGGCAGTGAGCGGAAAATGCATGATGGATTATGGGGATGATGTTCCCCTGTTACTGCAAGAAAATACAGACGCGTCCATTCAGGAAAGCGTCGATTTATTGGAGAAATGGCATAATCACGATAATGGCAGAATACAATACGCCTTTTCACCCCGATTTGTCGTGTCGTGCTCGAAAGACTTGTTGACACAAGTGCGGGATCTATCCGCCAATTATGATGTTCATGTTCACTCTCATGCAGCAGAAAACAGAGGAGAAATTGAAATCGTTGAACAACAAACCGGCATGCGCAACGTTACTTATCTCGATCACATTGGCTTAGCCAACGAGCGATTAATTCTTGCGCATTGTGTTTGGTTGGATGATGAAGAAAAATCCATTATTAAAAACAAAGGTGTTAACGTGAGCCATTGTCCCGGATCTAACCTGAAATTGGCATCCGGTGTAGCCGAAGTACCCGATATGTTGGATAATGACATACGCGTAAGTTTAGGTGCAGACGGCGCTCCCTGCAATAACAATTTAGACATGTTGAATGAAATAAGATTGGCAGCAACGATCCATAAACCGGCCCACGGTCCAACGACGATGAAAGCTCAATCAGTTCTTCGCATGGCTACCATCGAAGGAGCAAGAGCTTTAGGGTTGGAAAATGAAATTGGCAGCCTAGAGGTTGGCAAGAAAGCAGATCTATCGATTTTGAATTTAAATGACTTCCATGTTTACCCATCATTCGGTGTTGATCCTATTTCCCGTGTCGTGTATTCAGCTACAAGAGCTGACATCGAAACAACGATGATTAACGGTCAGCCTGTGATGGAAAACGGAGCAATGAAAACGATGGATAAGGATATTATCTTAAAAGAATCCAATAAATCGATTGACCGACTTTTAAAACGCATGCCTACTATTCAATACAGTTAGAGCGCCGGAAATATAAAAATAATTATTGACAATATAAAAATCTTTCGGTAAACTTTATGTTAACTTTATAAATGTTGTGAGTTTAAATGTGTTATGTAAGCGCTTTTTACTCATGTGCATGCGCTGGTTTCGTATTTTTTCTGTTCACGGGACAAATATGGGTCGCAGCTTTAGATAATCTTATTCTGAGATTAACATCTATTGTTGCGGTCTTTTTTTGTTAAAAAACACTTATTTTCCTTTTTTCGTATAACCTCAATGATTGGGTTGAGGGTCTCTACGGGAAACCGTAAATTTCCCAAGCTACGAAAAAGATTTCTTCCCATTGGAAATCTTTTTTGTGGCTTTTTTAGTGTCAAATTAAACATTTACATTCTAAGGAGGCTTTTTGATGAAAACATTTCAATTTCATGTGAATGGGAAGAATGAAAAGGTTTATTGTCCACCAGCTAAAACACTGCTTGATGTCTTACGTGATGATTTAGAACTGACAGGCAGTAAGGAATGCTGTGGCAAAGGGGAATGTGGGTCATGTTCGGTCATGATCAATCATGAGGTGATTTGTTCTTGTCTCGTTTTAGTCGGCCAAATCGAAAATGAGGACGTCATCACTGTTGAAGGCATTGGACTTGAAGAAAACATGGATATTATACAAGAAGCTTTTATAGAGGAAGGTGCGACACAATGCGGATATTGTACACCTGGTATCATCGTTGCCACCCGATCTTTTATAAACAACATCGAGCACATACCATCCATTGATGATGTAAAAACCGCTCTTGGTGGTAATTTATGTCGGTGTACCGGTTACCAAAAAATTATCAAGGCTGTCCAATCGGCGGCCAAAAACAAATTCGCTCAACACAGTGATACACATTGAGGAAAAATAACAATCATTACGTAGCTCTATTACTTGCCGCCGGTCGCTCCGAACGTATGGGGACCGTGAAAGCTCTGCTTCCCTGGGGCGAGGAAAGTTTGATCACATACCAAATCAATCAACTTAAAAATATCGGGATTGGCAAAATCATCGTTGTGACAGGCTATAAGTCTGAACGAATAACCGAAGCTATTAAACGATATGGCGTACATATTGTATGGAACGACCGTTTTGATGAAGGCAAATGTTCATCGATCAGAAAAGGCGTTAAGGCCATTCGTGGCAACCCAAAAGGCATTTTAATCAGCACTGTCGACCAACCCGTTTCACATGTGACCTTAAGTCTGATTGTGGATCAATTCAATAAAACGAACCCTTCCATTATTGTTCCGTTATATCAACAAAAACGAGGGCATCCTGTACTTTTCCACGGCAGTCTAAGGCAAGAGTTGTTAAACGTTAATGAAGAAACGAAAGGGCTACGAAACATTTTACAAAAATTCAGCCATCAAATATCCTATTTGGACGTTAACGACCCTGATATTTTGTTTAACTTTAACACTCCTGCCGACTATTTACCACAGACCACAAAGGCGAAAGGAGAATCATAATGAAGGTATCCGATATGGAAATGATTTCGCCAACATCCGTCAATGAATGTTTGCAAGTGCTTTCCAACCGTCAAAACGAAAGTCGATTGATCGCCGGGGGAACAGATGCTGTTGTTCGTATGAAGGAAAAAAAGTGGATGCCCAATATATGGATCAATATCAGAAACTTGAATAAGCTTCGTTATATCTATGAAGATGAGAACGGCATACACATTGGCCCAATGACAACACATACCGATATTGTGCAATCCGATCTGCTTCTAAACAAAGCAGATGTATTAACACATGCAGCGAAAGAAGTTGGAGCAACCCAAATGCAAAATATGGGTACATTAGGCGGCAATATTGGCACTGCTTCTCCTGCAGGCGACACAATCCCTGCCCTCTACGTATTGGATGCCAAAATTGAACTACGCTCACTTCATGATACAAGAATTGTTCCGATTCAAGATTTCTTTGTTGGTCCGGGGAAAACCGTCATACATTCTGACGAGATCATTTCTGATATCATCGTTCGCCCTCAAGAAAAATATGAAATCGGCATATTTGAAAAACTTGGGCCACGTAAAGCGCAATCTATTTCGATTGTCAATTTTGCTACATCGTTAACATTGGATTCAAAAAAGCGCCATTGTACCGCCGGGAAATTGGCTTTTGGTTCAGTAGGCCCAACCATTATCCGCGCAAAGAAATGTGAATCCATGCTTTTATTGGATCGTCTGGACGAAAACTTGATTCAAAACATGGCAAAACTTGCTTGGAAAGAAGTTGCCCCCATTTCTGATGTGCGTGCGTCTGCTAATTACAGAAAAGATATGGCTAGTGCTTTGTTAGAAAGAGGGTTATATAGGCTAATGAAAAGGTGGGGAGAATAAATGAATCGCATCGCCGAGCATAAAAATGACACAAAAAACCGATATCACTGGATTGGCAAACGGGTTCCACGTATCGATGGGCCCGAGAAAGTGACAGGCAAACTCCAATATATGACGGACAGACATTACCCTGACATGGTATGGGGGAAGGTGCTCAGATCAAAGTATCCCCATGCTCAAATTACAAATATAGATACGACTCAAGCAGAAGCATTACCGGGGGTTATCTGTATATTAACATATGAGGATATTCCAGGCTTTAATGGGTTTGGTATTGTCACGCCCGATCAGCCTGTTCTTTGTGAAGACGTTGTTCGCTGTACGGCAGATGCTGTTGCACTTGTTGCCGCTGAAACAAACGAAATCGCCGAAGAAGCCCTTCGTCTCATTCAAGTGGATTATCATCCGTTGGGGGTCGTAGACGATGCAGAATACGCTATGACCGAGCAAGCCCCACCTCTACACCCGGACGGAAATATTCATGGCCACTTCAAAATACAAAACGGTGATATCAACCACGCATTCGAAGAAGCCGACTACATTTTTGAAAACACCTATTATTCACCTCGTCAAATGCATGCTTTCATAGAGACTGAAGGCGGTTGGGGCAAACTTGAAGAAGACGGTACGTTAACCATTCAATGTCCTGCTCAATACGCCTACAGAGATCGGCTGCAGATTTCACGTGCCCTCGGCATAAACCCGGAGAGCATCCATGTGATATCGAGCCCTAACGGTGGGGGGTTCGGGGGCAAAGATGAAATTACTGTACAAATTTACCTTGCATTGCTCGCCCTTCATAGTGGTGGACGTCCCGTGAAAATTCATTTGAATCGAGAGGAATCCGTCCAAGCAAGTCTAAAAAGGCACCCTTTTAAGGTACACGTTAAAACCGGTGTAAACAAGGACGGACGAATTATTGCCAACCAAGTAAGAGCTGTTGCTGATACAGGTGCCTACGCCTCACTGGGGCCGGCTGTTACATCACTGGCCGTCGAGCATGCTTGCGGACCATACACAATCCCCAATGTTGACATTGAAGGGTTTTGCGTGTATACCAATAACGGTATCGCAGGCGCTTTCAGGGGTTTTGGTGTTAATCAGGTTTGTGTCGGCATTGAAACACATATAGACATGACCGCCGAAAAGATCGGTATGGATCCGATTGAGATCAGAAAGAAAAATGCCTATCGTCAAGGCGACATTTCTAGTGTCGGACATGTGGTTAAGTCCAGTGTCGGTACTCACCAGACGTTATATAAAGCTCAACATTGTGATCTGTGGGTCAATCGGGAAACTTACAAAAAACAAACGACTGAACCATGGAAAAAAAGAGGCGTCGCTGTCGCAACCTCCTTCCACGGTGTTGGTATGGGGATTGATACACCCGATTACGGCGCAGCGTCCATCGAATTGTTGCCTGACGGTCACATGAAAGTAGCGGTTGGGTGTGAAGAAATCGGCACCGGTAATGGCACTGTCTACGCCCAAGTTTGTGCAGAGCTACTCCACTGTGACATTTCCCACATATCAGTCGTTCAGGGGGATACGGCTGAAACGTTGGATGGGGGAACGATTTCCGCTTCCAGATCCACGTATACGGGTACAAGAGCGATTGCGACCGTCGCTCCCCAGATGATTCAACGGCTGATTGAAGCTGCAGGACATATACTCGATGTCCCTACAAAAAATATGGAAATCGAAAATGGGTCTATAATTAACAAAAATAATCAATCCATTTTACTTTCTTTTCGTCAAATTTATGATTACTTAGTGAAGAACCAAATTTCTACGACAGTGCAAGGGCACTTTTATTTACCGAAAGAAAAGAACGAAATTCAAGGTTCCGGCGGAGCACCTCATCATATTTACGGGTACTTGACGCATGTCGTTATGGTTGAAGTGGACACATTGACCGGCGAAACGGATGTTTTACGTGTTGTCTCGATACCAGACTGTGGGAAAGTGATGAATCTACAAGGTCTTGAAGGGCAAGCTGAAGGGGGAGCCGTCATGGGGATTGGCTATACATTGTTCGAAGATGTCATCATCGAAGATGGGCATAATAAAACCAACAATTTATCTGATTATATCATCCCGACCATTCTGGAAACACCTGAAATTGAAACGATACCGGTTGAAGACCCTGAACCTTCTAACCCTTTCGGCGCCAAAGGGATCGGCGAAGTAGTGATGATCCCAATTATTCCCGCTATTATGTCCGCCATCTACGATGCCACCGGTGCAAAGGTAAGACATCTGCCTGCAACGCCGGAACGTATTTACGAAGCAATGAAACCCATTCAGATGTCATCGGGGTGATGGCACATGTTTAACCCAAAATTATTTGAATTGTTATCTGATTCACTGAAAAAACAACATGAAATCGCGTTAATCACCATAACGTCTCACTCTACGG belongs to Salicibibacter cibi and includes:
- a CDS encoding xanthine dehydrogenase family protein molybdopterin-binding subunit, coding for MNRIAEHKNDTKNRYHWIGKRVPRIDGPEKVTGKLQYMTDRHYPDMVWGKVLRSKYPHAQITNIDTTQAEALPGVICILTYEDIPGFNGFGIVTPDQPVLCEDVVRCTADAVALVAAETNEIAEEALRLIQVDYHPLGVVDDAEYAMTEQAPPLHPDGNIHGHFKIQNGDINHAFEEADYIFENTYYSPRQMHAFIETEGGWGKLEEDGTLTIQCPAQYAYRDRLQISRALGINPESIHVISSPNGGGFGGKDEITVQIYLALLALHSGGRPVKIHLNREESVQASLKRHPFKVHVKTGVNKDGRIIANQVRAVADTGAYASLGPAVTSLAVEHACGPYTIPNVDIEGFCVYTNNGIAGAFRGFGVNQVCVGIETHIDMTAEKIGMDPIEIRKKNAYRQGDISSVGHVVKSSVGTHQTLYKAQHCDLWVNRETYKKQTTEPWKKRGVAVATSFHGVGMGIDTPDYGAASIELLPDGHMKVAVGCEEIGTGNGTVYAQVCAELLHCDISHISVVQGDTAETLDGGTISASRSTYTGTRAIATVAPQMIQRLIEAAGHILDVPTKNMEIENGSIINKNNQSILLSFRQIYDYLVKNQISTTVQGHFYLPKEKNEIQGSGGAPHHIYGYLTHVVMVEVDTLTGETDVLRVVSIPDCGKVMNLQGLEGQAEGGAVMGIGYTLFEDVIIEDGHNKTNNLSDYIIPTILETPEIETIPVEDPEPSNPFGAKGIGEVVMIPIIPAIMSAIYDATGAKVRHLPATPERIYEAMKPIQMSSG